In Pseudomonadota bacterium, a genomic segment contains:
- a CDS encoding RNA-binding protein, with protein sequence MDRKTTAPERRCLVTGETGDKALLVRFALSPDGRVVPDIAERLPGRGAWVTARRDAVVTAATKGLFARGFKGRALADAALADQVEALLETRCLELLGLAKRAGQAVAGFDKAQMLLASGEAAYLLQAGDGAPDGLRRLKRAAPDVAVLICFDAAQMGAALGRDMAVHVALKPGGLATALRRDVERLRGFRDDVAVTDRDEKERR encoded by the coding sequence ATCGATAGGAAGACGACAGCGCCCGAGCGGCGATGCCTCGTCACCGGCGAGACCGGCGACAAGGCCTTGCTCGTGCGTTTTGCGTTGTCGCCAGATGGCCGGGTGGTGCCCGACATCGCCGAACGTCTGCCTGGCCGTGGCGCCTGGGTGACGGCGCGGCGCGATGCGGTGGTGACCGCGGCGACGAAGGGTTTGTTCGCGCGCGGTTTCAAGGGCCGCGCGCTGGCCGATGCGGCGCTGGCCGATCAGGTCGAGGCGCTCTTGGAGACGCGATGTCTTGAGCTGCTTGGTCTGGCGAAGCGTGCCGGTCAGGCAGTTGCCGGGTTCGACAAGGCCCAGATGCTCCTGGCAAGCGGCGAGGCGGCGTATCTGCTGCAGGCGGGCGACGGCGCGCCGGACGGGCTGCGCCGGCTGAAACGCGCGGCACCGGATGTTGCCGTGCTAATCTGTTTTGATGCGGCGCAGATGGGTGCGGCGCTCGGCCGTGACATGGCCGTGCATGTGGCGCTGAAACCCGGTGGCTTGGCGACGGCCCTGCGACGCGATGTGGAACGGCTGCGCGGTTTTCGCGACGACGTGGCCGTGACCGATAGAGATGAAAAAGAGCGGCGGTAA
- the infB gene encoding translation initiation factor IF-2 codes for MAETTDKEAKGKTLSVNRPGRLDLKTTVDGGQVRQNFPRGRSKQVAVEVKKRRVIKPGRAPAAEAEKPEAKDAPAPEAKAAPKAEPKVEAPAKQEPAVDAPQDARAPIVLKNLTSEERASRVRALGEARKSEEEARKRAEEDAVRRAEEEKQAAIEREESEKRAKEEEDRRAKEEESRVKAEEQAARLLEEEAPAEAAAAAPQSAPRGRADAETQEAERKSAKDRRSRLAPRSRNEPRRRGGKLTVSEALGAEDEEGRARSLAAARRAREKLRQQQMGQKQGGGSKKVVREVVIPEAITVQELSNRMAVRGGDVIKKLMDMGQMVTINQAIDADTAELLVEEFGHKVKRVAAADVEVGLKRDEDPDEAKKPRPPVVTVMGHVDHGKTSLLDALRKTDVVSGEAGGITQHIGAYQVTLEGGHKITFLDTPGHAAFTAMRARGASVTDIVILVVAADDGVMPQTKEAIDHAKAAEVPIIIAINKCDLPGADPDRVRQDLLQHDLVVEKMGGDVLDVEVSATKGDGLDKLEEAILLQAEVMELAANPDRSAEGIVVEAKLEKGRGAVTTVLVQRGTLHVGDIMVVGKEWGRVRALIDDRGKNVKTAGPSFPVEALGLGGTPDAGSEFQVVENEKRAREVSTYREEQERDDKITAGGRASLEQMFANIASGELKELPLVIKTDVQGSAEAITASLEQFATDEVAAKVLLSAVGGITESDITLAKASNAIVIGFGVRANSQARTLAEREGVELRYYNIIYELLDDVRDMLSGLLAPHSEEKVLGAVQVLETFDISKIGRIAGCRVLDGVVRRNARVRVLRDGVPLFDGAIKNLKHHKDEVREIKAGQECGIQLDGFHDVEVGDEIEAYELQEVARTLAS; via the coding sequence ATGGCTGAGACGACAGATAAAGAAGCCAAAGGCAAGACGCTGAGCGTGAACCGTCCCGGACGGCTCGACCTCAAGACGACTGTCGACGGTGGCCAGGTACGCCAAAACTTCCCCCGTGGCCGCTCCAAGCAGGTCGCGGTCGAGGTCAAGAAGCGCCGGGTCATCAAACCCGGTCGCGCGCCCGCGGCAGAGGCTGAGAAGCCCGAGGCCAAGGACGCGCCGGCGCCTGAAGCCAAGGCCGCACCGAAGGCCGAGCCCAAGGTTGAGGCGCCCGCCAAGCAGGAGCCCGCGGTCGATGCGCCGCAGGACGCCCGCGCGCCGATCGTTCTGAAGAACCTGACGTCGGAAGAGCGCGCCAGCCGTGTTCGCGCGCTGGGCGAGGCACGCAAGTCCGAGGAAGAAGCCCGTAAGCGCGCGGAGGAGGACGCGGTCCGGCGCGCTGAAGAAGAGAAACAGGCGGCGATTGAGCGCGAGGAATCCGAAAAGCGCGCCAAGGAAGAAGAGGATCGCCGTGCGAAGGAAGAAGAATCGCGTGTGAAGGCCGAGGAGCAGGCGGCGCGTCTGTTGGAAGAAGAGGCACCGGCCGAGGCGGCCGCTGCCGCGCCGCAAAGCGCGCCGCGTGGCCGCGCTGATGCCGAAACGCAGGAAGCCGAACGCAAGAGCGCCAAGGACCGGCGTTCGCGTCTGGCGCCGCGCTCGCGCAACGAACCACGCCGCCGCGGCGGCAAGCTGACCGTGTCTGAGGCCCTGGGCGCCGAGGATGAGGAAGGCCGCGCACGCAGCCTGGCCGCGGCGCGGCGCGCCCGCGAAAAACTGCGCCAGCAGCAGATGGGCCAGAAACAGGGCGGCGGCTCCAAGAAAGTCGTCCGCGAGGTCGTTATCCCCGAGGCCATCACGGTTCAGGAACTGTCCAACCGCATGGCCGTGCGCGGCGGCGACGTCATCAAGAAGCTCATGGACATGGGCCAGATGGTCACGATCAACCAGGCGATCGATGCGGATACCGCCGAGCTGCTCGTCGAGGAGTTCGGACACAAGGTCAAACGTGTGGCCGCAGCCGATGTCGAGGTTGGTTTGAAACGTGATGAAGATCCCGATGAGGCCAAGAAGCCGCGTCCGCCCGTTGTCACCGTCATGGGCCATGTCGACCACGGCAAGACGTCGCTGCTGGATGCGCTGCGCAAGACCGATGTCGTTTCGGGCGAGGCCGGCGGCATCACCCAGCACATCGGCGCCTATCAGGTGACGCTTGAAGGCGGTCACAAGATCACGTTCCTGGATACGCCGGGTCATGCGGCGTTCACCGCCATGCGCGCGCGCGGCGCCAGCGTGACTGACATTGTCATTCTGGTGGTTGCCGCCGATGACGGCGTCATGCCCCAGACCAAGGAGGCGATTGACCACGCCAAGGCGGCGGAAGTGCCGATCATCATCGCCATCAACAAGTGCGATCTGCCCGGTGCCGATCCCGATCGCGTCCGCCAGGATCTGCTCCAGCACGACCTGGTCGTCGAGAAGATGGGCGGCGATGTCCTGGACGTGGAGGTTTCCGCGACCAAGGGCGACGGCCTCGACAAGCTGGAAGAAGCGATCCTGTTGCAGGCCGAGGTCATGGAACTGGCCGCCAACCCGGACCGCAGCGCCGAAGGCATTGTGGTCGAGGCGAAGCTGGAGAAGGGCCGCGGCGCCGTTACCACCGTGCTGGTCCAGCGCGGTACGCTGCATGTCGGCGATATCATGGTTGTCGGCAAGGAATGGGGCCGCGTTCGCGCCCTGATCGACGATCGCGGCAAGAACGTCAAAACGGCCGGCCCGTCATTCCCCGTCGAGGCGCTTGGCCTGGGCGGCACGCCCGATGCCGGCAGCGAGTTCCAGGTCGTTGAGAACGAAAAGCGTGCGCGCGAGGTCTCGACTTACCGCGAGGAGCAGGAGCGCGACGACAAGATCACCGCCGGTGGCCGCGCGTCGCTTGAGCAGATGTTCGCCAACATCGCCTCCGGCGAACTGAAGGAACTGCCGCTGGTCATCAAGACCGACGTGCAGGGATCCGCCGAGGCGATTACCGCCAGCCTGGAGCAGTTCGCAACCGACGAGGTCGCCGCCAAGGTTCTGTTGAGTGCGGTCGGCGGTATCACCGAAAGCGACATCACGCTTGCCAAGGCGTCGAACGCCATCGTCATCGGCTTTGGCGTGCGCGCCAACAGCCAGGCCCGTACGCTCGCCGAACGCGAAGGTGTCGAGCTGCGCTATTACAACATCATCTATGAACTTCTGGATGACGTGCGCGACATGCTGTCGGGCCTTCTGGCGCCGCACAGCGAGGAAAAGGTGCTGGGCGCGGTCCAGGTGCTGGAGACCTTTGACATCTCGAAGATCGGCCGCATCGCGGGTTGCCGGGTGCTCGACGGTGTCGTGCGCCGCAATGCGCGTGTCCGCGTCTTGCGCGATGGCGTGCCGCTGTTCGACGGCGCGATCAAGAACCTCAAGCACCACAAGGACGAGGTGCGCGAGATCAAGGCCGGCCAAGAGTGCGGCATTCAGCTCGACGGTTTCCATGATGTGGAGGTCGGCGACGAAATCGAAGCCTATGAGCTTCAGGAGGTAGCACGCACGCTTGCCAGCTAA
- the rbfA gene encoding 30S ribosome-binding factor RbfA, whose translation MTKQTRPEAGQRQLRVGEEIRHVLAEIIARGELRDPALSGRPITVTEVRMSRDLRYATVFVLPLGGEETDEVIAGLDRAKPFLRSQIGRQVRLRFTPDLTFRADRGYEYAARIDQLLKDSDGA comes from the coding sequence ATGACCAAACAAACACGACCTGAGGCGGGCCAGCGACAGCTGCGCGTCGGCGAAGAGATTCGTCACGTCCTGGCGGAAATCATCGCCCGTGGTGAACTGCGCGATCCCGCGCTCAGTGGCCGGCCGATCACCGTGACCGAAGTGCGCATGAGCCGCGACCTGCGCTATGCCACCGTCTTCGTCCTGCCGCTGGGCGGCGAGGAGACCGACGAGGTGATCGCGGGTCTCGACCGCGCCAAGCCGTTCCTGCGGTCACAGATCGGCCGCCAGGTGCGGCTGCGGTTTACCCCGGACCTCACCTTCCGGGCCGACCGCGGCTATGAGTATGCAGCGCGCATCGACCAGCTTCTCAAAGACAGCGATGGCGCGTA